The following coding sequences lie in one Chelatococcus sp. YT9 genomic window:
- a CDS encoding PfkB family carbohydrate kinase, with the protein MAAKRIVTLGNAFLDTIVYLPRLPTEPCKFRANNVLRTGGGIAATAAYATARLGADTQYWGRLGQDAAGDDILARLRVAGVHTDHVRRVEGGVSPIGTVLVSPNGERMAFGFIGRDLGDDADWLPLGMLDGVDAVMADYSWWQGAAAVFQEARTRGITTVLDADVGDMDAVMRLLSLPDHIVFSAACLERLTETTDIALGLRRAAPLCRGIISVTIGEKGFWWLDGDTPRHVPTFNVAAVDTNGAGDIFHGAYALGLAEGLDVEGAARLASATAALKCARGSGWESIPDRAAVDALLMKGVP; encoded by the coding sequence ATGGCTGCAAAACGTATCGTCACTCTTGGAAATGCCTTCCTCGATACGATCGTCTATTTGCCCCGCCTTCCGACTGAACCTTGTAAGTTTCGCGCCAACAATGTCCTGCGCACCGGCGGGGGTATCGCGGCAACGGCGGCTTACGCGACCGCTCGCCTCGGCGCGGACACCCAGTACTGGGGGCGTCTTGGCCAGGATGCCGCGGGCGACGATATTCTGGCGCGCCTGCGCGTCGCCGGCGTTCATACGGACCACGTTCGGCGGGTGGAAGGTGGCGTTAGCCCCATCGGCACTGTCCTCGTCTCCCCGAACGGGGAGCGCATGGCCTTCGGCTTCATCGGCCGGGATCTCGGCGATGATGCCGATTGGCTCCCGCTCGGCATGCTGGATGGCGTCGATGCGGTAATGGCCGACTATAGCTGGTGGCAGGGCGCTGCGGCGGTCTTTCAGGAAGCCCGCACGCGTGGCATCACCACCGTGCTCGATGCGGATGTGGGTGACATGGACGCCGTCATGCGCCTGCTATCCTTACCGGATCATATCGTCTTTTCAGCCGCATGCCTCGAGCGGCTTACGGAGACGACAGACATAGCCCTTGGACTGCGTCGCGCCGCACCGCTTTGCCGCGGCATCATCTCGGTCACGATCGGCGAGAAGGGCTTCTGGTGGTTGGACGGCGACACACCGCGTCACGTCCCGACCTTCAACGTGGCGGCGGTGGACACGAACGGGGCCGGGGACATTTTCCACGGTGCCTACGCGCTTGGCCTCGCTGAGGGGCTGGATGTCGAGGGCGCGGCGCGGCTGGCCAGTGCCACCGCGGCGCTCAAATGCGCGCGTGGCAGCGGTTGGGAAAGCATTCCCGACCGGGCGGCGGTCGATGCCTTATTGATGAAAGGTGTGCCATGA
- a CDS encoding amino acid ABC transporter permease — MDYLDFSGVLARGDLLAKGLLLTAQISLISMAIGLVIGVLSACLTLSGNRVLRLVVLGYIEAIRNTPFIVQVFLIYFGLPALGLRLDPITAAITAMSIYGGAYISEIVRAGIEGINKGQIEAARALGLSGYRTFRHVVLKPALAAVFPSLSAQFILLLLSSSVVSAISVPELTGVGNDIQGMTLRNMEIYLVIAVIYVALVALLRGLMLGIERWAFGYKFVGR; from the coding sequence GTGGACTATCTCGATTTCAGTGGTGTTCTGGCCAGAGGCGACCTGCTCGCCAAGGGCCTGCTGCTGACGGCGCAGATCTCGCTGATTTCGATGGCTATCGGCCTTGTCATCGGTGTCCTATCCGCTTGCCTGACCCTGAGCGGCAACCGCGTGCTTCGTCTCGTGGTGCTGGGCTATATCGAGGCGATCCGCAACACGCCCTTTATCGTGCAGGTCTTCCTGATCTATTTCGGCTTGCCGGCGCTCGGTTTGCGCCTTGATCCAATCACCGCCGCGATCACGGCGATGTCCATCTACGGCGGCGCCTATATCAGCGAGATCGTGCGGGCCGGGATCGAGGGCATCAACAAGGGTCAGATCGAAGCGGCGCGGGCACTGGGGCTCTCCGGCTACCGCACCTTCCGGCATGTCGTCCTCAAGCCGGCGCTGGCGGCCGTTTTTCCGTCGCTGTCGGCGCAATTCATCCTGCTCCTTCTGTCGTCGAGCGTCGTCTCGGCCATTTCGGTTCCAGAGCTCACGGGCGTTGGCAATGACATCCAGGGCATGACGCTGCGCAATATGGAGATCTATCTCGTCATCGCCGTCATCTATGTGGCCCTTGTTGCCCTTCTGCGCGGCCTGATGCTCGGTATCGAGCGGTGGGCCTTCGGCTACAAGTTCGTTGGTCGTTGA
- a CDS encoding tripartite tricarboxylate transporter permease translates to MLVDAFVHLLSPSMLLMMCGGVLLGIAIGVLPGINTGALMVLVLPFTFSMNSVDAVVLLISLFVGGVSGGLVTATLMRIPGEPNAVMTCMDGYPLAKAGFAGRALGLGNASSIVGGALSWVALVVLTPPLARVAVVFGPWEIFAVVCMALVLIASLSRGSLLKGLISALLGMLVAMPGLDPSSGANRLTFGWIELTAGLDLLPVILGIFAISQLMSDTVNIEEENAGRLKVTMKGVLISVRDYVTHGWNMIRSALIGIGIGILPGVGATIASVVSYTTAKNVSRHPEQFGQGSEEAIVAAEAANNATTGGTLIPLLALGIPGGLADAVLLGALMIHNLAPGPMLYVHNPEIVNAIMAAHLVAHVLMFIFMTAGVILFAQLMKISRVWIFPVVLVICVIGAYTVNGRMFDVWVMLAFGVVGYALEYCKVPIAPLVVGLVLGPLAEQHLRTGLMASGGEIGVILDRPIAMTFLAVTLLALLWPVARKQFRRPLPA, encoded by the coding sequence ATGCTTGTCGATGCATTTGTTCATCTCCTTTCGCCATCCATGTTGCTGATGATGTGCGGAGGAGTTCTTTTGGGGATCGCCATTGGCGTCCTGCCCGGTATCAATACCGGCGCGCTCATGGTGCTTGTGCTGCCCTTCACCTTCTCAATGAACAGCGTTGACGCCGTGGTGTTGCTGATCTCCCTGTTCGTCGGCGGGGTAAGCGGTGGCCTGGTGACTGCGACACTGATGCGAATTCCAGGCGAACCCAATGCCGTCATGACCTGCATGGACGGCTACCCGCTCGCCAAGGCGGGATTTGCCGGACGCGCCCTCGGTCTTGGAAACGCTTCATCGATCGTGGGTGGGGCGCTCTCCTGGGTGGCGCTGGTGGTCCTCACGCCTCCCCTCGCACGTGTTGCTGTGGTCTTCGGGCCGTGGGAGATCTTCGCGGTTGTCTGCATGGCACTGGTGCTGATCGCCTCGCTCAGCCGTGGCTCGTTGCTGAAGGGCCTGATCTCGGCCCTCCTCGGCATGCTAGTGGCAATGCCAGGTCTCGATCCCTCATCGGGCGCGAACAGATTGACGTTCGGCTGGATCGAACTGACTGCTGGCCTTGATCTTCTTCCTGTCATTCTAGGGATTTTTGCGATCAGCCAGTTGATGTCCGATACCGTGAACATCGAGGAGGAAAATGCGGGCCGTTTGAAGGTCACGATGAAAGGTGTGCTGATTTCGGTGCGGGACTACGTCACTCACGGTTGGAACATGATACGGTCCGCGTTGATCGGCATCGGTATCGGCATTTTGCCGGGAGTCGGCGCGACGATCGCCTCGGTGGTGTCCTATACGACTGCCAAGAATGTATCACGGCATCCGGAGCAATTCGGTCAGGGCAGCGAGGAGGCGATCGTTGCCGCGGAAGCTGCCAACAATGCAACCACGGGCGGAACGCTCATTCCACTCCTGGCGCTTGGCATCCCTGGGGGCCTCGCCGATGCGGTACTGCTCGGCGCATTGATGATCCACAATCTGGCGCCGGGGCCCATGCTCTATGTCCACAACCCGGAAATTGTAAACGCCATCATGGCCGCTCATCTGGTTGCCCATGTGCTGATGTTCATATTCATGACCGCGGGCGTTATTCTCTTCGCACAACTGATGAAAATATCACGCGTCTGGATCTTCCCGGTCGTTCTGGTGATCTGCGTGATCGGCGCCTATACCGTCAACGGCCGGATGTTTGATGTCTGGGTGATGCTTGCCTTCGGGGTTGTCGGCTATGCTCTCGAATACTGCAAGGTTCCGATAGCCCCTCTCGTCGTTGGGCTCGTCCTCGGCCCCCTCGCAGAACAGCATCTGCGGACTGGCCTGATGGCGTCCGGCGGAGAAATTGGTGTCATTCTCGATCGCCCGATCGCGATGACCTTTCTGGCTGTCACGCTGCTCGCCTTGCTTTGGCCGGTGGCGCGGAAGCAGTTCAGAAGGCCCCTCCCCGCCTGA
- a CDS encoding amino acid ABC transporter permease has translation MFQPYTWNHVFFMLGGLGTTIWLAAIALVGGSIAGSVLALVRVAHNPVLRNAARFYIFVVQGTPLLVTLFIAYFGARWLGIDVAPIVAIAVAFSFYAAAFLGEIWRGAIESVPNGQREGSHALGLSYADSMRFIIVPQAIRIATPPTVGFFVQLIKNTSLASVVGIVELTRTSQIVSNATFKPLDVYLTAATFYFVVCFPLTLLSRYLERRLGTQTK, from the coding sequence ATGTTTCAGCCCTACACTTGGAACCATGTGTTCTTCATGTTGGGTGGTCTCGGCACGACCATCTGGCTCGCCGCGATCGCTCTGGTAGGCGGCTCGATCGCAGGATCCGTTCTGGCACTGGTTCGGGTGGCTCACAACCCGGTGCTGAGGAACGCAGCGCGCTTCTACATTTTCGTGGTCCAAGGCACCCCGCTCCTGGTGACCCTGTTCATTGCTTATTTCGGCGCGCGGTGGCTCGGTATCGATGTCGCGCCGATCGTCGCGATCGCTGTCGCCTTTTCCTTCTACGCGGCCGCCTTCCTCGGCGAGATCTGGCGTGGCGCGATCGAATCCGTGCCGAATGGACAGCGTGAAGGTTCGCATGCGCTCGGCCTGAGCTACGCGGATTCGATGCGCTTCATCATCGTTCCGCAGGCGATCCGCATCGCTACGCCGCCGACGGTCGGGTTCTTTGTCCAGTTGATCAAGAACACCTCGCTCGCTTCCGTTGTCGGCATTGTCGAATTGACGCGTACATCGCAGATCGTGAGCAACGCCACCTTCAAGCCGTTGGACGTTTATCTGACCGCGGCGACGTTCTATTTCGTCGTTTGCTTTCCGCTCACCCTTCTCAGCCGTTATCTCGAGCGGCGTCTCGGTACCCAAACAAAGTAG
- the fba gene encoding class II fructose-bisphosphate aldolase (catalyzes the reversible aldol condensation of dihydroxyacetonephosphate and glyceraldehyde 3-phosphate in the Calvin cycle, glycolysis, and/or gluconeogenesis), which produces MSRITLRQLLDHAAEHQYGVPAFSVTNMEQMLAVMSAADAVDAPVILQVGTKARAYAGDIMIEHLFEALIKMYPHVPLCIHQDHGNSEATCATALQRKFTSVMMDGSLQEDGKTPSDFDYNVRVTSSVSRFAHFMGASVEGEIGVLGKLEHGRDERLLTDPDQAVEFVKATKVDALAIAMGTSHGAYKFSRKPDGEVLAMDRLEEIHRRLPDTHLVMHGSSSVPQELQDIMNKYGANIPQTWGVPIEEIQRGIRHGVRKVNIDTDNRMALIGQIRRVMQEDPGEFDIRNMMKPGMEAIAKLCRQRLEEFNTAGQGPKIEVIPMGDMARRYASGALDPKIN; this is translated from the coding sequence ATGTCCCGCATCACGCTCCGTCAATTGCTTGATCACGCCGCCGAACATCAATACGGCGTTCCTGCTTTCAGCGTGACCAATATGGAGCAGATGCTGGCGGTGATGTCGGCGGCCGATGCCGTTGACGCGCCCGTCATCCTGCAGGTCGGCACAAAGGCCCGCGCCTATGCGGGCGATATCATGATCGAGCATCTCTTCGAGGCGCTCATCAAGATGTATCCGCATGTGCCGCTCTGCATTCACCAGGATCACGGCAACAGCGAAGCGACCTGCGCCACCGCGCTGCAGCGCAAGTTCACATCCGTGATGATGGACGGCTCGCTGCAGGAGGACGGCAAGACCCCGTCCGATTTCGACTATAACGTGCGTGTCACCTCCTCGGTCTCGCGCTTCGCTCACTTCATGGGAGCTTCGGTGGAAGGTGAGATCGGCGTGCTCGGCAAGCTCGAACACGGCCGCGACGAACGGCTGCTGACGGACCCCGATCAGGCGGTCGAGTTCGTGAAGGCCACCAAGGTCGATGCGCTCGCCATCGCTATGGGCACTTCGCACGGCGCTTACAAGTTCTCTCGCAAGCCCGACGGCGAAGTGCTCGCCATGGATCGCCTCGAGGAAATTCACCGCCGCCTGCCCGATACGCATCTCGTCATGCACGGCTCCTCCTCGGTTCCGCAGGAACTGCAGGACATCATGAACAAGTACGGCGCGAACATCCCCCAGACCTGGGGCGTGCCGATCGAGGAGATCCAGCGCGGCATTCGCCACGGCGTGCGTAAGGTCAATATCGACACCGACAATCGCATGGCACTCATTGGCCAGATCCGCCGCGTCATGCAGGAGGACCCGGGCGAGTTCGACATCCGCAACATGATGAAGCCGGGCATGGAAGCAATCGCCAAGCTGTGCCGCCAGCGGCTTGAGGAGTTCAACACCGCGGGGCAGGGTCCGAAGATTGAGGTCATCCCGATGGGCGACATGGCGCGTCGTTACGCGTCCGGTGCGCTGGACCCGAAGATCAACTGA
- a CDS encoding transporter substrate-binding domain-containing protein: protein MGMSAIGGYLKKAAVVCAAAMMVTGLAAGAAQAADATGKAFDDIIKRGKLIVGISLSTPPYGMTDANMKPAGFDVAIAKLLARDLGVELEIVDQVSQARIPNLTSGKVDILVSSFGITAERAKAVMYSNAIYVDEQMVIAPAKSNITKLEDLVGKRVGVTRSTTNDTIITEKAVKGTNIQRFDDDAATNQALFSGQVDAIVSGVAAANAINKQTQEFERKFAVRQSPMGVGVRRGEFDLLQWLNTEIMLLWNSGEIQAAQKEWLGIVNENLPRF from the coding sequence ATGGGCATGTCTGCAATTGGTGGTTATCTCAAGAAGGCGGCTGTCGTCTGTGCTGCCGCGATGATGGTGACGGGGCTCGCGGCTGGCGCTGCGCAGGCGGCTGATGCCACCGGCAAGGCCTTTGACGATATCATCAAGCGGGGCAAGTTGATCGTCGGCATCTCGCTGTCGACGCCGCCTTACGGCATGACCGACGCCAACATGAAGCCGGCGGGCTTCGATGTGGCGATCGCCAAGCTCCTGGCGCGCGATCTCGGTGTTGAGCTTGAGATCGTGGACCAGGTGTCGCAGGCACGCATTCCCAACCTCACGAGCGGCAAGGTAGACATCCTCGTCTCGTCCTTCGGCATAACGGCCGAGCGCGCGAAGGCCGTGATGTATTCGAATGCCATTTATGTCGACGAGCAGATGGTCATCGCCCCGGCGAAGTCCAATATCACCAAGCTCGAGGACCTTGTCGGCAAGCGGGTCGGCGTGACGCGTTCGACCACGAACGACACCATCATCACCGAGAAGGCCGTCAAGGGCACCAATATCCAGCGCTTCGATGATGACGCTGCGACCAACCAGGCCCTCTTCTCCGGCCAGGTCGATGCCATCGTCTCGGGTGTCGCGGCGGCCAACGCGATCAACAAGCAGACGCAGGAATTCGAGCGCAAGTTCGCTGTCCGCCAGTCGCCGATGGGCGTTGGCGTGCGCCGTGGCGAATTCGATCTGCTGCAGTGGCTGAATACCGAAATCATGCTGCTCTGGAACTCCGGTGAGATCCAGGCTGCCCAGAAGGAATGGCTCGGCATCGTCAACGAGAACCTGCCGCGCTTCTGA
- a CDS encoding tripartite tricarboxylate transporter substrate binding protein, producing MRWTVSIFVATLLGSIAAPLAQEKFPAKPITVVIPAGPGSSTDTNARLVLNKIEKQGTLGQPAVVVNQTSAPIAATRVKDARPDGHDLLVYHIGLMGTQAVGKIGFGAEAFKPIAQTGSTAFLIVAAEKGPYPDLKSLVEAAKAAPSKITEANSIGGASHIATLALAQASGYTPRVVHVGDGPSRLQSVLGGHSAYTVVSPPEYKGFSGTGIKALAVLGSERSPDWPDVPSTAELGYPVDVSVDVWWFAPSDTPPAVVETLANAVEKAMGDAELQEAFKKQGINPVFLRGAPLADKLSNITALVKPMGAALGGK from the coding sequence ATGAGGTGGACGGTAAGTATATTCGTTGCTACTCTACTTGGATCTATAGCGGCGCCACTGGCGCAGGAGAAATTTCCTGCCAAGCCTATCACGGTGGTTATTCCCGCCGGTCCGGGCTCATCGACCGATACCAATGCCCGCCTTGTTCTGAATAAGATCGAGAAACAGGGAACTCTCGGCCAGCCCGCGGTCGTAGTTAACCAGACAAGCGCCCCCATCGCAGCAACACGCGTCAAGGACGCTCGACCGGACGGTCACGACCTGCTCGTCTATCATATCGGTTTGATGGGGACGCAGGCTGTTGGCAAGATCGGTTTCGGCGCCGAAGCGTTCAAACCGATCGCGCAGACGGGTAGCACCGCTTTCCTTATCGTCGCTGCAGAGAAGGGCCCCTACCCTGACCTGAAATCTCTCGTCGAAGCCGCCAAGGCGGCCCCCTCAAAGATCACCGAGGCGAACAGCATTGGCGGCGCCAGTCACATCGCGACGCTGGCCCTTGCGCAAGCGTCTGGCTACACACCTCGTGTGGTCCATGTGGGTGACGGACCGTCGCGCCTACAATCCGTGCTGGGCGGTCACTCCGCCTATACAGTCGTTTCGCCCCCGGAATACAAGGGCTTCTCGGGCACCGGCATCAAGGCGCTGGCGGTCTTGGGATCTGAACGGAGCCCTGATTGGCCGGATGTTCCCTCGACCGCCGAACTGGGCTACCCCGTCGATGTATCGGTCGATGTCTGGTGGTTTGCGCCGTCCGATACGCCTCCGGCCGTTGTGGAGACGCTCGCCAATGCCGTAGAGAAGGCAATGGGCGATGCCGAACTCCAGGAAGCCTTCAAGAAGCAGGGAATCAATCCCGTGTTTCTCCGCGGGGCTCCACTCGCCGACAAGCTGTCCAATATTACCGCGCTTGTGAAGCCCATGGGCGCGGCGCTCGGCGGGAAATAG
- a CDS encoding tagatose 1,6-diphosphate aldolase, whose amino-acid sequence MKISPGKLWGLRRLADDNGRFKMLAMDQTGPIVNPIKEKRGLNKAPYTDVAAVKAMLARRLAPHASAVLLDPPFGYAAAINDIPARTGLVIGSEWAVWEVTETGRKSRNVPGWDAGVIRRIGGDAVKVNLWFRSDVSPNVRSHQIAYLDSVRKACEANDIALVLEFLVYPFPDESADVFAERRVALVLEALADSDVMNPAGVDLYKLEPPVAVHNVPDPDGPEGTTVQAAFDRIARGIQRPWVLLSGGASTADFMRLLTYAYRAGANGYLAGRAIWADAFSHFPDMKAMEEDLIQSDVMEQLNALTDRLATPWSDHRCWAGVVEMSPSGRDFVASYGGDDLSTCNIY is encoded by the coding sequence ATGAAGATTTCGCCCGGCAAGCTCTGGGGCCTTCGCCGCCTCGCTGACGACAACGGCCGCTTCAAAATGCTGGCGATGGACCAGACGGGCCCCATCGTCAATCCCATCAAGGAAAAGCGCGGTCTTAATAAAGCACCCTATACCGATGTCGCCGCGGTCAAGGCCATGCTGGCTCGCCGGCTTGCGCCCCACGCCTCGGCGGTTCTGCTCGACCCGCCTTTCGGCTATGCCGCGGCGATCAATGATATTCCCGCGCGGACGGGTCTCGTCATCGGCAGCGAATGGGCAGTTTGGGAGGTGACGGAAACCGGCCGTAAGTCACGCAATGTCCCCGGCTGGGATGCTGGCGTCATCCGGCGTATCGGCGGCGATGCGGTGAAGGTCAATCTGTGGTTTCGGTCGGACGTCAGCCCCAATGTCCGCAGCCACCAGATCGCCTATCTAGACAGCGTCAGGAAAGCTTGTGAGGCCAACGACATCGCGTTGGTTCTGGAGTTTCTTGTCTACCCGTTCCCGGACGAAAGTGCGGACGTCTTTGCCGAACGCCGCGTTGCTCTCGTTCTCGAGGCGCTGGCGGATAGCGACGTCATGAACCCAGCCGGCGTCGATCTCTACAAACTGGAGCCGCCCGTCGCGGTGCATAACGTTCCCGATCCTGACGGACCTGAGGGCACCACCGTGCAGGCGGCCTTTGACCGTATCGCGCGCGGTATCCAGCGGCCATGGGTCCTGTTGAGCGGTGGTGCCAGTACGGCCGACTTTATGCGGCTGCTGACTTATGCTTATCGTGCCGGCGCCAATGGCTATCTTGCGGGCCGCGCCATCTGGGCAGACGCTTTCAGCCATTTCCCCGATATGAAGGCCATGGAAGAGGACTTGATCCAATCCGATGTCATGGAGCAGCTCAACGCGCTCACCGATCGTCTGGCCACGCCTTGGAGCGACCATAGATGCTGGGCCGGCGTGGTGGAGATGAGCCCGAGCGGCCGTGATTTCGTCGCTTCCTACGGCGGCGACGATCTCTCGACATGTAATATTTATTGA
- a CDS encoding DUF1398 family protein, producing the protein MNDNQRITAQACLEGAEANTLTFPQIIGKLMGAGFESYAVDFRRQAATYYLPDGESVEFMIHKITAPVAETFNPRSLQEAIREAQQMVPGYTYKGFCKKAVAAGCAGYVVSFSGRRALYIGRTAETHVEYFPD; encoded by the coding sequence ATGAATGATAACCAGAGAATTACAGCTCAAGCCTGCCTCGAGGGCGCAGAAGCCAACACACTGACGTTCCCCCAAATTATCGGAAAGTTGATGGGAGCAGGCTTCGAAAGTTATGCAGTTGACTTTCGACGGCAGGCCGCAACTTACTATCTTCCGGATGGTGAATCCGTTGAATTCATGATACACAAGATTACGGCGCCGGTCGCGGAGACATTCAACCCACGCAGCTTGCAAGAGGCGATCCGAGAAGCGCAGCAAATGGTCCCGGGATATACTTACAAGGGCTTCTGCAAAAAGGCGGTTGCCGCCGGATGTGCCGGCTACGTCGTTTCCTTTTCAGGGCGGCGGGCCCTTTATATCGGCCGCACAGCAGAAACCCACGTGGAATATTTCCCGGACTAG
- a CDS encoding tripartite tricarboxylate transporter TctB family protein encodes MASPARERRSDLVFMIIVFAVSAVVLVEASRLPASRFDPLGPGAFPLGICVLLLVLTAFGIVKALLGHSLGRAETSLLTGVGQETPYRQHPWLAVALYLSTIAYVCVLQFAPVHFTWPTAAYIVAASLLLSRSLVKRTLLAALAVGASASAILTYIFGHILVVALP; translated from the coding sequence ATGGCATCCCCGGCTCGAGAACGGCGATCTGACCTTGTCTTTATGATCATCGTCTTTGCCGTCAGCGCTGTTGTACTGGTGGAAGCCAGCCGCCTACCGGCATCCCGATTTGATCCTCTCGGACCTGGCGCATTTCCTCTGGGGATCTGCGTCCTGCTTCTGGTCCTGACGGCCTTCGGCATCGTGAAAGCGCTTCTCGGCCATTCCCTCGGGCGGGCGGAAACGTCGTTGCTGACGGGCGTCGGGCAGGAGACGCCATACAGGCAGCATCCGTGGCTCGCCGTCGCGCTTTATCTCTCAACCATCGCCTATGTGTGTGTTCTCCAATTTGCACCGGTGCACTTCACCTGGCCAACCGCGGCCTATATCGTGGCGGCCTCTCTGCTGCTGAGCCGCAGCCTGGTCAAGCGCACCCTGCTCGCGGCGCTTGCCGTGGGCGCGAGCGCCAGCGCCATCCTCACCTATATCTTCGGGCATATTCTTGTCGTGGCGCTGCCTTAG
- a CDS encoding MarR family transcriptional regulator — MASNSPVSDLTSHLGYWLRMVSNHVSHAFAAKLVEKEVTVAEWSFMRALYGEEPAPPTRLARKMGMTKGAITKLADRLIAKSLVERAANAADGRAQTLALTARGIDLVPTLAALADDNDAEFFGCLTVAERALLEGLLKRMVQHHRLATMPLE, encoded by the coding sequence ATGGCATCGAACTCACCTGTCTCCGATCTGACCTCCCATCTCGGCTATTGGCTGCGCATGGTGTCCAATCACGTCTCACATGCCTTCGCAGCCAAGCTTGTCGAGAAGGAGGTTACCGTCGCGGAGTGGAGCTTTATGCGCGCGCTCTATGGAGAGGAGCCTGCGCCGCCAACCCGTCTCGCGCGCAAGATGGGCATGACAAAGGGGGCCATCACGAAACTGGCCGATCGACTGATCGCCAAGTCGCTCGTCGAGCGCGCGGCGAATGCGGCCGACGGGCGCGCGCAAACGCTTGCCTTGACGGCGCGGGGCATTGACCTCGTTCCCACGCTGGCGGCTCTTGCTGACGACAACGATGCGGAATTCTTCGGATGTTTGACTGTCGCTGAGCGCGCACTCCTCGAAGGGCTTCTGAAGCGCATGGTCCAGCACCATCGGCTTGCGACGATGCCGTTGGAATAA
- a CDS encoding FAD-dependent oxidoreductase gives MTKQSVTSKRVLRADRPLWVDTPHISVVTQKSPRKRAYDVIIVGAGISGALMADALADGKRSILVVDRRGAVKGSSLASTAMIQHEIDTPLFKLSQAIGNSRAERVWRRSAQAVEGLTKLVKSLGISCQLEAKNTLYLAGKAYGPRALRRETKARTNAGINAKYLDAGELQQTFGIERPAAIISSISASANPAQMAAGLLRHARKRGCEIVTPLEITDLTAGGEVVLATSSGHLLLAKHVIFCTGYEFLKPLAHKRHRIISTWAIASKPGLKLPPWLSEALVWEGADPYLYFRTTSDGRLIAGGEDEESADAYLSESKLKTKARIIAEKVGDLLDCRVGAPDYAWSADFGSTPTGLPIIGEVPGLKNVYTVMGYGGNGFTFSKIAAEIIPAMINQKPDPDTELFQ, from the coding sequence GTGACGAAGCAGTCGGTTACATCCAAGCGCGTTCTTCGAGCGGACCGCCCGCTATGGGTTGATACTCCGCACATTTCAGTGGTTACACAGAAATCTCCGCGTAAGCGCGCTTACGACGTGATCATCGTGGGCGCGGGTATAAGCGGCGCCCTCATGGCCGACGCCCTGGCTGATGGGAAGCGATCCATCCTCGTGGTGGATCGGCGCGGGGCCGTCAAGGGCTCCAGCTTGGCCAGCACGGCCATGATCCAGCATGAGATCGACACGCCGCTTTTCAAGCTCTCGCAAGCCATCGGGAACTCTCGCGCCGAACGTGTCTGGCGGCGATCGGCCCAAGCTGTCGAAGGTTTGACAAAGCTGGTGAAGAGCCTCGGCATTTCTTGCCAACTCGAAGCCAAAAACACGCTGTACCTTGCCGGCAAAGCCTATGGCCCTCGCGCTCTCCGCAGGGAAACCAAGGCGCGAACCAATGCGGGAATAAACGCCAAATATCTCGATGCCGGGGAACTACAGCAAACTTTCGGCATCGAGCGCCCGGCGGCGATCATCAGCTCCATTTCCGCATCGGCCAATCCCGCCCAAATGGCCGCAGGCCTCCTGCGGCACGCCCGCAAACGCGGCTGCGAGATCGTCACGCCCCTGGAGATTACGGACCTCACTGCCGGAGGCGAGGTTGTCCTTGCGACCTCAAGCGGCCACCTTCTCCTGGCAAAACATGTGATCTTCTGCACCGGCTATGAATTTCTCAAGCCTCTTGCCCACAAGCGCCATCGCATCATTTCAACCTGGGCCATTGCGAGCAAACCCGGACTGAAGCTGCCGCCGTGGCTGTCCGAGGCGCTGGTGTGGGAGGGTGCCGATCCATATCTCTATTTCCGGACGACGTCGGATGGGCGATTGATCGCCGGCGGTGAGGATGAAGAAAGCGCTGACGCCTATTTGTCGGAAAGCAAGCTCAAGACCAAGGCCCGCATCATCGCCGAGAAAGTCGGCGACCTGCTCGACTGCCGGGTCGGCGCGCCCGATTATGCATGGTCGGCCGACTTCGGAAGTACACCGACCGGCCTGCCGATCATAGGCGAGGTTCCCGGCTTGAAAAATGTCTATACTGTCATGGGCTACGGCGGCAACGGCTTTACCTTCAGTAAGATCGCGGCAGAGATCATCCCTGCCATGATCAACCAAAAGCCAGATCCGGACACAGAGCTGTTTCAGTAG